ACACAATTGCTATTTCCTTCATTGCCAACCATGGTAAATATATGATGTGAATCCGAATATTGGACTCGTTGAAATGCAATTATATAACCTATCATTCATTACATTTCTCCTTGATAGAGAATAGCTAAATTTCTTTCATTCTAaaagtcatatattttattttaattaatatttcgTATAGCTTTTTCAACGAAAACAATTGAGAGAATTTCTGTATTTTTGGTATCCATGAATCCGTGATTAAAAATCTATCCATGACCCTTCCGTGGTTTACATACAATTTCTGTGTTCCGGTGATTGTCCGTATTTTGTCAGTCTCCAGCGCATATGCCATGCATCAAACTGTCAtggatatattcaatgaaaAAGAAACTACATTCTTTTGTAATCAAACGTTCGTTTCTAAATATAGTGTATATCATGGAAGTTCTTATCTACGATTTAAGACATTCCCCAGAAATATATATCCCAAAACCCGATGATAATGCCTActtacaagcaataaaaatgtatcattatgTTTAAAAACCTTTCGACCATTCAGTAATACGATACGAAAATATTACTAAATCCGTATCAATCACCAACAACCGAAAAACATTGATTTTGAGCacatttattgtaaatgaaGTATGATTTGTTTTCACTATTGTAACCACCCTATTGCATTTTCACTTTTGTAGCTCTTCAAAACAGATAATAATGCGTAATCCAGCTCAATCTAAGATGTTTTGACCTTCACATATGGGCCCACGCACTCATCTTTCATATTGATAACTTAGTTTCGGTTTACCTTATTCATAATCATCACCATCTCATCAGGTAATGTCCCTCATTAGGCCATTTACGCTTGTAACGTTAacaaacaatttacaatttaaggcACAGCACATTCCGGATAAACATAATTCTATACACGATGCAATAGCTCGTCAACAGCGGTGCAGAGGTAGGGATTTAATCCCTACAGCCAACCAACACCCCAGACAATCCAGGCATCCTTCCACAATGCTTTACTGTAGATAGACTAAACAGCCTCTTTAGGTCCCCACTAGCATTTAACACAACCCGAGCATATTCAGTAGGTCTACAAGCCTTCGATCAGTTCAGAGTACGGCAACTATTTAGTCTCCAATGACCACCACCATTTGAGCTCACACCCATTTAAATCTAGCTCAATTGTCCATCCTGGGTACATACAATCCACGGCGAGAACATCTACTTCTGCTATTGCATTTCAGTGCAAAGTGTTGGGATGTAGTGACATGAAACATTTCCTGATAGATTTAACATTTAGAGGTTGTGTAAAGAGCAATCATGACGGAGTCCTGGGCCTTCCTATTACTGTAGTAATGTTAAATCAAATGGTTCCTTAGTTGCATTCGGTATGTCCAACTCATACGAGACAATTTGTTCAGAACTGCTTCATCCTGGCTTATCACGCCTTATTGTGGCATATTGGCCCATTTGAACTtaacattgattgattggtgGAATATTGACACATTTATCAATTATATTGCGTTGATGTGGCATTTTTGATGGAATATTGGCCCATTGTATGTGTACATTTCTCTGATTATGGGATGTTGGATcattgtacagtgtacatttctGCTGTGCATGGTGTTTTGCATTTGAGAAATTGTTTTACCCAGTGCACAATTATCCCACTTATAGTGTACATTGTTGGGGGCGACCTGGCGGCCGTCCCCAGATTTATTTATTGTCCATTATTATGTACCACGACCAAATACACCAAACACAAAAAAAGTTCTCAAGTAGTTATGTTGTGTTCTCTCTTATCTCATCTGAGATAATACATCTGCAGGGAAGTTGTAACATTATTCTAAAGtttgaaaacaatttatttatgattatccgtatatatacatattatatggggtaactaTACCTCGGTCTCCACTCAACCAACCTTCCCTTTTGAAAATTGTGTGACCAATTtagcatacatatacatatgccATGGCTAGGAGGGATCTATCGAGTTTATTGTGACCAGAGAGAGAAACTAACACCCAAGGCAGGGGCAGACCCGGGGGATAGTTTATCTCGGGTGACAATAAACACACTATCGCCTTCCTAACCATTAGATACACGTAGGTATATTACTATACCAAATCAGAATAAAAACTCAAACGACAACGAATCGAATCGCTCCATCATATATTGCGAACTTATGTTATAGTTGTTACGGTAAATATGCCTCTGAACTTTGTATTTGACGTCATAATGCCGAATTGCACGGGAAATATATGCTGCCGTTGAATAGGATGAAGACTATCATCCCTAGGCCAGATATCAGAGAACCAATCATGCGGAAGAGTTTCATGTATTTTGGCGAAAATGTTCGGCTTATTGTCATCTTTTGATATAGAGAAAAATACCATGAGGTATAACAATGTCGTTTTTTTCTTGAAGTCTGAGATTGCAATTGCCCATACACATGTACCACGCATACCCTACACATATTTTAACATTCACTTTCAATATAAGTACGAGGAATGTCGGAACTCCTATATTAGAATAAATTTAACTTATAGAAATGTTTAAGGAATAAGATTACATTTAATTTCCAACATTTTtcattagaaaatgttttaaataaaaaatgacaaagtagAGGTTAAATTCTATCTTGAAACCGTCCAATGAGTACATGCACAGTGTACTTGGTCTTTTATCAATACAGAATTGGCATGCTTTTATTCAGGTTTTTtggatttttaatttatttcgaaaggttaaaaaagatgaaaaatgaaacaaaatgtgcaTATTACCGACTGCTCCGTCGTCGCAAGCCACATTACTTAACTCTATGTTGGGATCATTAAATTTGTAATACTTCCTATATTTCACATTTTGCCATCAGCCCTATAACATTATACAAAGActcaatgtatatatataaatctatatatgcaaggcgaagataacgaacagttatcaatctcataactcctacaagcaatacaaaatagatagttggacaaacacggacacctggacacaccagaggtgggatcaggtgcctagaggagtaatcatcccctgttgaccggtcacacccgccgtgagccctatatcctgatcaggtaaacggagatatccgcagtcaaaatcagtgtgccaagaacggcttaacagtcggtatgaaacacgtcagatagcatttgacccaatgataggttgtattgattgCAGAAACTTTTCCTGATCcatatatttaatttgtatgaAGGAAAACTATGAAACCATTATTAGAAATATCAACCATTTCTTCTTTAATGGCATTTTCCTTGACAACTGGCCAAAAATCGTCCTTTGACAATATGAAGTCAAAAGTCTTATTGGATTTAAGAATGCAAAACTTGCTTAAACAGCACGTTAGCTGAATAATAGCATGCCCTATgcgattcaggtgagcgatgtcgCCCGTGGGCCTGTTGTTTATGTCAAGGTAGTAAAGGAATAACCAGAATGAAGACACATATTTCATGTTAGTGGGAAATGACCTTGACCGTACTTCAGTGGTTAGAACGTTTAATTTTTGGACATTACGTCATGAATTCAAGCCATGAAGTCGTGACTACACCAAACCTATGTTGAAGCTTAAAGTTAatcttttttcatttgatttgaaaatcggAGCTCACGACTCACGACCAGCGTCCTTATGTTATGTTAACGAATCCCCAGTCCTATGACCTTGGGTGTCAACATCCATGTCCATGTAGATCTAAATATGTATCACTTCATCGACAGTTGagtgatgcatcaaaattggtaccgtataagttttacattatgacccctgggtcgaggcctctgctggtggactgttagtccccgatggtctctacagcccagtagctaagtacttcgttactagcttgaaaatacggatgtatatttaattgctgttataaaatttagaaattcatttcaaaattaaggattatctccctcatgcgtagctcttatccttggacgaatttggctccacttgtttggcacgctgattttggctatatttagatctaaaacttcatagttatttcggatttcaaacatttcggttgagcatcactgaagagacattatttgtcgaaatgcgcatctggtgcatcaaaattggtaccgtataagttttacatgtaaacatcTTGGAAGAAGGTAAACGGGGTAGAAATccgtttttttaaaattcatgtggaagaatgatgtatttatttgcgTTCATCATACTTCGAAGAGGGAGTGATGTTTTAGCATCCGTAATGACTATTTACACTTACATATGTTGTGCTTGTGGACAGCTGGTTAAACATTAGACGAATGCTGCAAGTAATCTTAACTGATTAACCTAATTCTATTCTAAAGAATGGTACAAACATGGGTCTatagatatgagattgatcaccgttcgttatctttcaTAGCATTGTTCTTTGAATGCATAGATCTCAAATCGTATTACTAAACATtgcatttatttcaaaaatggggataatcaataaaaaaaaaatgttctgaaAATTCCAAATGTCGGCGTAACCTTTAATTTAGACAATTCATTTTTACAGAACATTACCATTCTATACAAGAACTTGATCCAGTCTATGTTTGGGTTCACCGTAGTGCATTTCAAGCTATTTTATCGGGATTTATTTTATGTGACCATTTACCAGAACAGAAGTTTAAAATATCTTTGGTATATTATGTCAGTATCTACTCGTTCCCCTATAAAGCATAGAAAAACATCGCATGGTGTGTTTACCTGTCCCTTCCCACAATACAAACATGACAGGTGAATTAACAGGTGAAAAAATACGGTGATTAATTGTGACACACATTAATAATAGGCAAATAACATCTTGTTGATAGCATACCGATTCGTGGTTTTACTGAAGTTGAATTATGAAAACTAACGCCAGAGTACCTAAGGCCACGCATCAACTTTTATTATTACAAGATTACCATGACCAATTATTTAGagaaagttttattttattgctgttatattcatatcatattgTATATCTCCTATTTCAATTAGatcaaattataaaaaaaaaccgaaatatcacaaaattatgaaaataatgatatcatacatgtattgaatttgaataaatataaGCACGTAATTCTAACCCCCTCCCAAATCAATCACAAGACATTGTCTGTTTTGTTATCTTTCAAAGTTAATTATATGAAGTACTTAGCTTTTCTATCGATACCTAAGTAAACCACGGCTTAGTGCAGGTGAAAGTAAACACTGACCGGATTCTAATATTGTTTTCCAGATCATTTTTTGAAACTGTTTTATGCATCATCCTACTTTGTGGGTGAATACGTGACCTTTAtacttaaaaacaaatattcaaaAGACTGATTTTACACGGGTTATTATGTTAATTACACACACCCATGTTTTCCTTAATGTATTTAAGCCGATGTTTAAAGAATAGATATTAATCGTTCGTTACTTGAAGGAAAAGGAACACAAGCATTTCtcttgtggaaaatattgaaaaagtaagtaacaactaaaaatatttgaacaaaaaagttttattccTCTCTCATATAGTGCAAATTGTCTGATGTTAAACAGCATTTAGTGTCTTTCTGGATTAAAATAACTGTCATTCaatgaaagttttaaatttagaaatttctatatacaaaattacTATGTTCTTAAGAAAGAAAATTCTATAGAATGATAACAATGATATCGATAACAACATGcaattctaaattttaaaatacacaaatatttctgaatgatatcattttgttttgaaatttgacgaaTGAATATCTATCTATTATGGTTGTTATACCATTTTGAATagaataattattttctatcaaATTAACAATTGTGCACGTAATTATATATTTCTGCTCAGAATTAAAACAATGAGGGCCTTGACGCTTGCACTTTTTACACTGATGTATGTGTACGTATCAGGTCAGTGGAAAAACAATTGGGACGGGCCGCtaaacttccagtgcccgtccACTAATAGTGCTATCTCTCACGTCGTATCCATGCATAATAACAAAAAGGAGGACAGACGATTTAATTTCAACTGTAGACCTGTTCAGGCAGTCTCTGGGCCCATTTCTTGCAAATTATCAGGTATTTTACTTCAAATTTGCAACACAGCTACATTGatacattatatatcatttcCCATAAAACATTGAAGTAAGTAAGTGACAATAACACCTTTTTATTCATGAGTGAATGTACACTTTATATGAAAAAAGaactattcatttcaaaatatcttcattGGTGTATAGAATGAATTGTTTTATTCACATCTACAGGTTACGTGAATAGCTACGATCAGCCAGCCCTTTATACTTGTCCAAATGGGGGTTATCTGAATGGTGTCTCTAGTGTACACAACAATAAGAAGGAAGACAGGGTGTTTAGATTTAGATGCTGTACTCCAAAACCAGGTAACCGTTAACGCACAAATCCAGGACTACATAAGTCATAATTGTATAAAAAGAGATAAAGAGGGAATCTACATTGAAAACTGTGTAAAAGAAATACATGCAgatgataataataacaatgatgatgataataataatgaacaACTATTTCAAGGCTATCACCACAAGAACTGCAAATGGACTGGTTGGGTTAACAACTGGGATGAAACTTTTTCATACTTCGTCCCTCGCAATTACGTCATCAGAGGAATCAACAGTATTCACAACAATAAGAAAGAGTGAGTATATACTGTTCACATTCTGTGATTGGTATTTCAtccaacacatacatgtattatcatcagTGGGTATTCATTTTGCTATCACCCATGCAAGGTACACACAATATACGATACACTGGTATGATATatgatatgaaaaggtgaagataatgaacagtcaTTACTTTCATATGGAGCTACTCtttcgtcaactttccatattcacGTAGCAATATGCAATTATCACCTGCAGTCATTCCGTTTTTTCGATACGAGGGAATATTTTCTGCGtatgacatttttttaaacGGAGGCAGGTTACTGTCAAATGATATTGTAGGAGTTTCAGGAGTTTCAACAACCTCGTTTATTTCAAGTCAATATTTCATGAATTCTATAATTATCATAATGATGAAAATGTATTCtgaattttgcattctttatgtTTTATGAGATTGGTAACTCTTCTAActaattttgtttgattttatacatgtacagtgatcccccgttaCAACGCCAAAATTTGTACCTCGGCAATATTGGCATTGTAAAggggtggcattatatcggGGGAGGGAGTATGTGTACagctgtcataagaaatcaaacaaattttatctactaCATCATGCTTTGAATGCGTGGATAACCCCGACGTCCAGTGGTAGTAAATTACTCGTAATGGTAGGGGTATTTAATGGTTTCTAGTTTTTGTTTTGTCGAACACTCTTAGACGTAGGTGTGTCCGCCATACTtacatttcaaaaacaatactgCATTTTTGAACTCAGTTGATCATAATTTACGTAACTTATTATCTGCTCCAAACTTTGATACTCACTGAAATTTTCCTACCGCTGATTGGTGATAATTAGCTGGGGTGATTTTAACGGAAACTGACCTAATCGTACCTGTAAATAGGTTGGTGGATGGCGGTATGCGGGGGATGGCGTTATAACGGGGTTTTACATAGTGAGGAAAACgggactttgaacttttttggcgatatgtgggggtggcattataacggggggggggtatagcgggggatcactgtatatgattaaaatatgttaaaagtgAAATGTTTCTGAAgtcatagggctcacggcgggtgttacctGTCGACAAGGGATCcctattcctcctaggcactcgatcccacctcttgtgtgtccaggtgtcggtgtttgcccaactatctattttgtattttgccTATCGGAgatattttcacctttcatattgtaAAATCGTTCGATATGCAACCATTTTCTTGTTGAATTTGAGATAAAAGagtgttattttgtgttttgaaTGAACACTTCTTTACCAAATAGTATGATGTGATAGATGAAAAAGTCTACTACCATTTTACTCGATGATTTGGCCTTGAGTGGTTTTATTTACAGTGTACCACTAGAGCCCCCTTTGGTACAAAAATCCAAATAATGTAAAACAACACGAACATTAGCCCATGTGATCTCGTGAAAAATGACACGggcaatatatttcaaaaagtcacATAAAATTTTAGTCTACAGTACATTGTAAATCAGCATTCATTTTTGGCTATTTTATTTCGCTATTCATATGTGATTAACTGGAAAGCCGCGAGTAATTTTCGCGATCGGGTCTTTTTCGAACCGATGGCAGGTAAAATCCCACATACCTTACATCAAGACATACTGATATCGCAACATTTGCAAAATACTATTGATATCGCAACAATTAAAAATCACCATTGATATCGCaacatttacaaaatacatttacCATCGATATCgcaatatttagaaaatactattaaaatagcaatatttacaatatacaatTGCAACAATATTAGTGTGATTACCCTAGCCTGTCTTTAGTGtaaatgtttgatttattattttttcaggGACCGAAGATTTAAATTTGAAATCTGTCAGATCGCCAAACATTGAGTTGGATTCCCATTACCCAAATAATGTAGATtaatacaataaatatatagaaaaaaatatagacCCTTGTTGTTTCTCAATTTTCGTATATTTTGCGTTTTTGTAACGACCACCTTAATACGGTGAATCTTGTGCTGGTCTTGTTAAGCAAGCTTTGATTTCTCTTTGAATGTATATGTACCTTAATCctatttttttattgaaatcagTAGAATGGATTTATGAAGCATTTTGTCATCACGTTATCGATGCTAGTTGCGAGtttctttaaaataatgtacattgtatattcattctaCATGTAACTATGCGACGACTTTACCAATATAGAACAACTAATATGAACATATGTTCTGTTGAATCCATACACGAATTTCGTAATGGATAGGGTTCGCTATATTCACGATGAAATTACAATGCATTATGTGTTATTCACacagtttacataattttcatacTCGATAATGAATTGCAAtaattaaaaccgcatggacatAGATGTAAGCAGGCgatatcaaaatacatgtgttATATATTCTAGAGGTGTTGAAGCGTAAAATTTGGGATCTCTTCTGTTTACTTTCATTTCCACGATTACTTGGATGTGATGACAAATTAATGTAGTTCTGACAGGTCATAATTTCTGATTTCAATACgttgtaaaacatcttaatCTCTGAAACAGACCAAACAAGTGTATTAAACTAAGATTATATAGATGTTAAAAGCCACAAAGTGAAATGTCAAGAggtattaatttcttaaatcaTGAAATTCATTACACTGAAATGTGCGTACTTGAATTCATCATACTCCTTACACGTTCGTGCTGTTGTTTGTGACGTTAATGACCAT
Above is a genomic segment from Ostrea edulis chromosome 3, xbOstEdul1.1, whole genome shotgun sequence containing:
- the LOC130046274 gene encoding hemagglutinin/amebocyte aggregation factor-like, producing MRALTLALFTLMYVYVSGQWKNNWDGPLNFQCPSTNSAISHVVSMHNNKKEDRRFNFNCRPVQAVSGPISCKLSGYVNSYDQPALYTCPNGGYLNGVSSVHNNKKEDRVFRFRCCTPKPGYHHKNCKWTGWVNNWDETFSYFVPRNYVIRGINSIHNNKKEDRRFKFEICQIAKH